In Sorghum bicolor cultivar BTx623 chromosome 10, Sorghum_bicolor_NCBIv3, whole genome shotgun sequence, one genomic interval encodes:
- the LOC8071319 gene encoding 5-amino-6-(5-phospho-D-ribitylamino)uracil phosphatase, chloroplastic, translated as MISFNNLFGSSLQPSLKFYRKCLTNNPYFALTMHSVTKPLGTAMMVKRARLKPHATDMKRNPQVHELYELVYRLPENLSWLLAPPEVPKRPTSKKKKQKDEIVTSNSFGVILEWEGVVVDDDDPDLEPRVWYVLSLEEGKSFPPDALLKKIEGMRTDQAISEVLCWSEDPAEIQRLAAHKEVIYQTLRGGYYQLRSGVLDFLNTLVGLDIPIAIATPHSRKSLEEGIKTVGLQGYFDAIIALEDFCLGKPDGEMFEVAAEQLGLEPDVCVVFGNSNLTTESAHNAGMRCVAVAGRHPAYELQAANHVVRWLDQLSIVDLQRLANGEVIGRRGRESDMDMEIVIEE; from the coding sequence ATGATCTCTTTTAACAATTTATTTGGGAGCTCGCTGCAGCCTTCTCTCAAGTTTTACAGAAAATGCCTGACAAATAACCCATATTTTGCGCTGACCATGCATTCAGTTACAAAGCCCTTGGGTACAGCTATGATGGTGAAGAGGGCACGTTTGAAGCCGCATGCCACAGACATGAAGCGGAACCCCCAGGTACATGAGCTTTACGAATTGGTTTATAGACTTCCAGAGAACCTTAGCTGGCTGTTGGCACCACCAGAAGTTCCTAAAAGACCTACCTCGaagaagaaaaaacaaaaggaTGAAATAGTGACTAGTAACAGCTTTGGTGTGATCTTGGAGTGGGAGGGAGTTGTTGTGGACGATGATGATCCAGACTTGGAGCCCCGGGTTTGGTATGTTCTATCACTTGAAGAGGGAAAGTCTTTCCCTCCAGATGCATTGCTGAAGAAAATTGAGGGAATGAGAACTGACCAGGCTATTTCAGAAGTCTTATGTTGGTCAGAAGATCCAGCAGAAATTCAAAGGTTGGCAGCACACAAGGAGGTAATATATCAAACACTCAGAGGTGGATACTACCAGCTGCGATCAGGTGTGCTTGATTTCTTGAACACCCTTGTGGGTTTGGACATTCCAATAGCAATTGCAACTCCTCACTCAAGGAAGAGTCTCGAAGAAGGGATTAAAACTGTTGGTCTGCAAGGCTACTTTGATGCTATAATTGCATTGGAGGACTTCTGCCTAGGGAAACCTGATGGTGAGATGTTTGAGGTCGCGGCAGAGCAACTTGGTCTGGAGCCAGATGTTTGTGTTGTGTTTGGTAACTCAAACTTGACGACGGAATCTGCACATAACGCTGGGATGAGGTGTGTGGCAGTTGCAGGCCGACACCCTGCCTATGAGCTCCAAGCAGCAAACCATGTTGTGAGATGGCTTGACCAACTCTCTATTGTTGACTTGCAGAGGCTTGCTAATGGTGAAGTTATTGGTCGCAGGGGTAGAGAATCTGACATGGATATGGAAATTGTGATTGAGGAATGA
- the LOC110430994 gene encoding cysteine synthase-like translates to MAGEEAGRRGVPSLLNPPSASSEGQQEHIASDVTQLIGWTPLIELKRIADKEGVDARIVGKVEAYQPLCSVKDRSALRMIEDAEERGLISPGVTTLVEPTSGNLGLGLVLIALRKGYRFVAVMPGQYSLDKQILLRYMGAELYLTDPALGFPGIDAKVEELKKELPNVHVLDQFKNKANPEAHIRWTGPEIWKDTAGKVDIFVAGSGSGGTVSGVGKYLKTQNPSIKIICVEPAESPVVSGGEPGKHKIQGIGPGFLPEVLDTTVIDEAVTVTTDEAMVHARRLAREEGLLVGISSGANLAACLKVASREENKGKMIVTMFPSGGERYMNSDLFAAAREECIAMTF, encoded by the exons ATGGCGGGAGAGGAGGCCGGGAGGAGGGGGGTTCCCTCTCTCCTCAACCCGCCGTCCGCTTCCAGCGAAGGGCAGCAGGAACACATCGCCTCTGATGTCACTCAG CTCATCGGGTGGACACCTCTGATCGAGCTCAAGCGAATTGCCGACAAGGAAGGGGTAGATGCCCGGATCGTCGGCAAGGTCGAGGCGTACCAGCCTCTCTGCTCCGTCAAGGATCGCAGCGCTTTGAG AATGATTGAAGATGCAGAGGAGAGGGGGTTGATTTCACCCGGTGTGACGACACTTGTCGAGCCGACAAGCGGCAACTTAGGGTTAGGATTAGTACTCATTGCTCTTCGCAAAGGTTACAGGTTCGTTGCAGTTATGCCAGGTCAATACTCGCTCGATAAGCAGATCCTGTTGAGGTACATGGGTGCAGAGTTGTATTTAACAG ATCCAGCCCTTGGTTTCCCGGGCATAGATGCGAAGGTTGAGGAGCTCAAAAAAGAATTGCCCAATGTACATGTTCTTGATCAATTCAAGAACAAAGCAAATCCTGAAGCACATATTAGATGGACTG GACCTGAGATTTGGAAGGACACTGCTGGCAAGGTGGACATATTTGTAGCTGGTTCAGGCTCAGGAGGTACGGTGTCTGGTGTTGGGAAGTATCTGAAGACGCAAAACCCCAGTATCAAGATCATCTGTGTTGAGCCTGCAGAGAGTCCAGTTGTTTCAG GTGGCGAACCAGGCAAACACAAAATCCAGGGAATAGGACCAGGATTTCTACCTGAAGTACTGGACACCACAGTTATTGATGAAGCTGTCACAGTGACCACTGATGAAGCGATGGTGCACGCTAGGAGGTTGGCCAGGGAAGAGGGTCTTCTTGTGGGCATATCTTCTGGAGCAAACTTGGCAGCTTGCTTGAAG GTCGCATCAAGAGAAGAAAATAAGGGGAAgatgattgtcaccatgtttCCAAGTGGGGGCGAGAGATACATGAATTCTGACCTTTTTGCTGCTGCTAGAGAGGAGTGTATTGCCATGACATTTTGA
- the LOC110430756 gene encoding uncharacterized protein LOC110430756: MGRCGGMALYLIMAIVLPVVLFASSANCRPEPLDANKASSNGHAMALNDSTATTTSLVNGSSGSGGGDVKLVWCIMRKCVYEGRGNAPCFCCAAMKPNACYETRDQCNGNCV, encoded by the exons ATGGGTAGGTGCGGCGGCATGGCGTTGTACCTGATCATGGCAATCGTCTTGCCCGTTGTTCTCTTCGCATCGTCTGCAAATt GTCGTCCTGAGCCACTCGACGCCAACAAGGCGAGCAGCAATGGCCATGCCATGGCGCTCAACGACTCCACGGCAACGACGACGTCATTAGTCAATGGCAGCAGCGgttccggcggcggcgacgtgAAGCTGGTGTGGTGCATCATGAGGAAGTGTGTGTACGAAGGCCGTGGAAACGCCCCCTGCTTCTGTTGCGCGGCCATGAAGCCGAACGCGTGCTACGAAACGAGGGACCAGTGCAACGGCAACTGCGTGTAG